The DNA region TCATGGAgatgatgacgatgatgatgatgacgatgatgatCCTCATGACGACAGTCATGGAGATGATGGTGATCCtcatgatgatgatgatgatcctcatgatgatgatgatcctcatgatgatgatgacgatgatCCTCATAATGACAGTCATggagatgatgatgattatgATCCTCATAATGAGTCAtggagatgatgatgatgatccTCATGATGACAGTCAtggagatgatgatgatgatgatgacccTCATGATGACGGTCATGGACATGATGATGACGATGATCCTCATAATGAGTCACGGagatgatgatgaagatgatgacGATGATGGTAGAGAACGGTGATGATGATGACAGTGAAGATGCCACTCATGCtgttgatgatgatgatgatgatgacgacAACGATATTGACAAAATGACGGtgatgacgatgatgatgatgaagacaGAGaacgatgatgatgatgacaagAGAGAATGACAACGACAATGACGCCGCTCACGGAAACGACGATGATGACGATGACGACGTAACGATGAAGCTGATAGAGAatgatgacgatgatgatgatgatgaagataGAGAACGATGATGATGTCACTTACGATGACAATGACAGTAGAGAACGACGACGACAATGATGCTGCTTGTGACAACGATGGTGATGATGATAATGGTAGAGCGTGAGgatgatgacgatgatgacAATGATTACAATGACGATGAAGGTGATGGagaatgatgatgatgatgatgatgatgatgatgatgcacCACTCATGGCAATGACGACAATAGAAGATGACAATGATGACGATGATGAcaatgaagatgatgatgatgacaacGATGACAATGACGATGAAGGTGATGgaaaatgatgatgatgatgaaggtGATGGagaataatgatgatgatgatgatgcacCACTCATGGCAGTGATGACAGTAGAagatgacgatgatgatgacGACGATGATGACATTGATGACAATGACGATGAAGGTGATGGagaatgatgatgatgatgatgcacCACTCATGGCAGTGATGACAGTAAGAAGATGGCGATGATGATGACGATGAAGGTGAGAGAGaattatgatgatgatgataatgacGATGACGATGAAGGTGATAGagaatgatgatgatgatgatgcacCACTCATGGCAGTGATGACAGTAGAagatgacgatgatgatgacGACGATGATGACATTGATGACAATGACAATGAAGGTGATAGagaatgatgatgatgatgatgatgatgatgatgatgatgatgatgatgatgatgcacCACTCATGGCAATGACGACAGTAGAagatgacgatgatgatgacgatgatgacaatgatgatgatgatgatgacaacGATGACAATGACGATGAAGGTGATGgaaaatgatgatgatgaaggtGACGGagaataatgatgatgatgatgatgatgatgcacCACTCATGGCAGTGATGACAGTAGAAGACGACAGCGATGATGATGACGATGAAGGTGAGAGaattatgatgatgatgataatgacGATGACGATGAAGGTGATAGagaatgatgatgatgatgatgatgatgatgcacCACTCATGGCAAATGACGACAATAGAAGATGACAATGATGACGATGATGacaatgatgatgatgatgatgacaacGATGACAATGACGATGAAGGTGATGgaaaatgatgatgatgatgaaggtGATGGagaataatgatgatgatgatgatgcacCACTCATGGCAGTGATGACAGTAGAagatgacgatgatgatgacGACGATGATGACATTGATGACAATGACGATGAAGGTGATGGagaatgatgatgatgatgatgcacCACTCATGGCAGTGATGACAGTAGAAGATGGCGATGATGATGACGATGAAGGTGAGAGAGaattatgatgatgatgataatgacGATGACGATGAAGGTGATAGAGAatgacgatgatgatgatgatgatgatgatgatgcacCACTCATGGCAATGACGACAATAGAAGATGGCgatgatgatgacgatgatgacAACGATGACAATGACCATGAAGGTGATAGagaatgatgatgatgatgatgatgatgatgcacCACTCATGGCAGTGACGACAGTAGAagatgacgatgatgatgatgacgatgacAACAATGACAATGATGATGAagaatgatgatgatgatgataacgACAATGACGGTGATGGagaataatgatgatgatgatgatgacgatgCACCACTCATGGCAGTGACGACAGTAGAAGACGACAGCGATGACAACGATGACGATGAAGACGCCGCGTGGGTCTCCTCACCAGGGTCTCCCCCGAGAGCACCTCGAGCAGCCGCGTGAGCACGAAGCCGTCGCGCAGGTCCGAGTAGAGGTCGCCGACGCGGCAGGCGGCGCGCGCCAGGTGGGCGTTCACCCACTTGGTGAAGGTCTTCTTCTGCACCGCGTCCCGCTCGTCTGGAGGGACAGCGAGgtcaccccaaatccaccccaaatccaccctgAGACtccaaatccaccccaaaaccaccccaaatccatcctgagaccccaaatccaccccaaaaccaccctgagaccccaaatccaccccaaatccatcctgagaccccaaatccaccctgagaccccaaatccaccctgagaccccaaaaccaccccaaatcccccccaaatccatccTGAGACCCCAAATCCACTCCAAAACCACCCtgagaccccaaatccaccctgagaccccaaaaccaccccaaatccatcctgagaccccaaatccaccccaaaaccaccccaaatccaccctgagaccccaaatccaccccaaatccaccccaaatccaccctgagaccccaaatccaccccaaatccaccctgagaccccaaatccacctTGAGACCCCCATGGGACTCAGGACCCCCCCAATTGgtccagggtttttttgggggggagtctgagggattttggggttttttttggggggttgagaagttttttagggttttttttgggggggttgagaatttttttgggtttttttggggggtcttggggttttttggggagtttgagaagttttttttgggtttttttggggggggttgagaattttttttagggtttttttgagattttgggtttttttgggggggtttgggtttttttttggggggttgagaatttttttggggttttttttgagatttttggggctttttttggggggttggggtatttttggggggttgagatgtatttttagggtttttttgagattttggggttttttgggggggtcttggggtttttttggggagtttgagaagttttttttgggttttttggggggggctgAGAagtttttttagggtttttttgagattttgggttttttgggggggttttagGGTTTTTGTGGGGGGTTGAGaagtttttttggggtttttttgggtttttcaggGGGGTTGAGAatgtttttaggtttttttttgaggtttttgggtttttctgggggggttttggggttttttgggggggttgagaagtttttttgggtttttttttagggtttttggggtggttgAGAacttttttggtgttttttgggtgtttttttggggtttttttgggtggttgagaattttttggtgtttttttggggggggtgggtttgggtctttttttcAGGGGTTGAGaagattttttggggttttttgggtttttttagggggATCTTTTAGtggaatattttgatttttttagagGTGTTCAaggctttttggggttttttttctggggggatctgaaaggtttttttgggggaatctGGGAATTTTTTAGgggaatattttgatttttttgggttttttttgggggggaaattgggaattttttagggaatattttgattttttgaagGTGCTCCAgcattttgggggatttgattttttgggggaatctgggaatttttttggggaatattttgattttgtggggtttttttttggggggtctgggaattttttggggaatattttgatttttggggggttgctccattattttttgggtttttcttcgGGGGAGAATCTGGGAATTTTttgaggaatatttttattttttgggggttttttttggggggggggtttgggaatttttttggggaatattttgattttgtggGGGGGGGTACTccattatattttgttttttttttttttttttgaggggaatctgcaaattttgggggaatattttgatttttttggggggggtcatcaagcattttttggggtttttttgaggggagaatctgcaatttttttttgggaatattttgattttttttagggaGTCATCCAgcattttttgggtttttttttttgaggggaatCTGCAAATTTCTGgggaatattttgattttttttaggggGTCATCCagcatttttgggttttttttttgaggggagaATCTGCAAATTTCTGgggaatattttgattttttttaggggGACATCCagcatttttgggtttttttttttgaggggagaATCTGCAAATTTCTGgggaatattttgatttttttaaagggtcATCCagcattttttggggtttttttttttgaggggaatCTGCAaattttttggggaatattttgatttttttggggggttgctccagcattttttgggtttttttttttgaggggaatctgcaaatttttttggggtatattttgatttttttgcgGAGCGTGCTCCagcattttttggggtttttttttgaggggaatCTGCAaattttttggggaatattttgatttttttgcgGAGCGTGCTCCGTTAtttttcgggttttttttaggGGAATCTGGGTaattttttggggaatattttgattttttggggaCGTGCTCCattattttttggggtttttttgcggAGGATCTGGGTgattttttgggaatattttgatttttttggggggttgctccattttttttttattttttttttgcggAGGAtctgggtgattttttttggggaatattttgattttttgggggggtgcaCCActatattttgggattttttgggggggaggtcTGCAaattttttggggaatattttgatttttttgcgGGGCGTGCTCCattatttttggggggtttttttaggggaaTCTGGGTaattttttggggaatattttgattttttgggggggttgcTCCagcattttttggggtttttttttgaggggaatctgcaaatttttttggggtatattttgattttttggggaCGTGCTCCattattttttggggttttttttaggggaATCTGGGTaattttttggggaatattttgatttttttggggggttgctccttttttttttttttttttttttttgcggaGGATCTGggtgattttttggggaatattttgattttttgggggggtgcaCCActatattttgggttttttttggggggaggtcTGCAaattttttggggaatattttgattttttgggggggttcatccagggtttgttgttttttttttatttttttttttgggggggggtcttCACCCACCTGCCAAGGCCTTGATCCGGGAGCACTCGaagattttggggtccccccagGCTCGGGGCTccgggggggggtcccaggggtcgttgttgttgttggggggAGGGGCGGCCTCCACGTTGTCCAGCTCGGCCGccattgggggggggggggggtccccaaaattggggaggggtcctggaagagatttttgggggggggagttgagattttggggggggaggcagagacccccccccccccgagttGGTTTAGGGGGGGCTGAGAGATGCCAAAAATTAATGTGAGACCCCCACCCCGAgagccccaaaatccatcctgagacccccccaaaattccctgagaccccccaaaattccctgagacccccccaaattccctaagacccccccaaaattccctgagagccccaaaatccctcctgagacccccccaaattccctgagagcccaaaatccctcctgagacccccccaaattccctgagacccccccaaaattccctgagagccccaaaattccctgagagccccccaaaattccctgagacccaaaaatccctcctgagacccccccaaaattccctgagagcccaaaatccctcctgagacccccccaaattccctgagaccccccaaaaattccctgagaccccaaaatccctcctgagacccccccaaaattcTCTGAGAGcccaaaatccctcctgagatccccaaaatccctcctgagacccccccaaattccctaagaccccccccaaaattccctgagagccccaaaatccctcctgagacccccccaaaattccctgagacccccccaaaatcccctgagagccccaaaatccctcctgagaccccccccaaaatccctcctgagaccccccccaaaattccctgagacccccccaaaattcccggagaccccaaaatccctcctgagacccccaaaatccctcctgagatccccaaaattccctgagacccccaaaatccctcctgagacccccccaaaattccctgagagcccaaaatccctcctgagacccccaaaatcccccctaAACCCCTtaaaattccccccaaaattcccccaatcctcccaaaatcccccccaatTCCCCtaaaattccccccaaatcccccaaaattcccccaaaatcctccaaaattccccccaatcctcccaaaattcccccgaatcccccaaaatcctcccaaaatcccctaaaattccccccaaatcccctaaaattccccccaaaattctcccaaaattcccccaaatcctctAAAAACCCCCAattctcccaaaattcccccaaatcccctaaaatttcccccaaacccccccccaatCCTCTAAACATCCCCGTTAAAATCgcccaaaatcccctaaaattcccccaaatctccccaaatctcccaaaatcccctaaaattccttaaaattcccccaaaatccccctccccccccaggCTCGGCCCCTCCCGGCCGTGACCTTGAGGGacccctccccctccccgcgACCCCCCGCCCCAAatattcccccaaaaaaaccccaaaatctccccctccccccccccccccccccaaaaaaaaaaaaacccctccccACCCCGCGCCCCTCCCCCACGCCCATCACCTGCCGGGCCGGGGGAACGccgggaattctgggaattccgggaatgcTGGGAATGCGGGGATGGTGGGGGAGGGGTCGCGGGGAGGGGTCcccggttttttttttt from Vidua macroura isolate BioBank_ID:100142 unplaced genomic scaffold, ASM2450914v1 whyUn_scaffold_284, whole genome shotgun sequence includes:
- the LOC128803052 gene encoding spectrin beta chain, non-erythrocytic 4-like; translation: MAAELDNVEAAPPPNNNNDPWDPPPEPRAWGDPKIFECSRIKALADERDAVQKKTFTKWVNAHLARAACRVGDLYSDLRDGFVLTRLLEVLSGETLPKPTRGRMRIHSLENVDKALQFLKEQRVHLENVGSHDIVDGNHRLTLGLIWTIILRFQ